Genomic window (Desulforapulum autotrophicum HRM2):
GGATTGCCGTTGTCAACTGGGTGACAGGGCCGGTAATAATTTTTTGCAGACGGTTTGCCAGTACGACAGCAAGAACAAGCCCGCCGAGCAGAAGGAGCACCAGGTAGCCGGCCGCTTCCAAAAGAAGCTTGTAGAGGTCACCCATGCTTGCCTGGAGATAAAGGGTCCCAACCCTTTCGTTGTCCAAAATAATTGGGGTAAGGATCTGTATCCGGCCATCGTGGATCATATATCCCTTTTCCTCTAATTCAGTATTTTTCACCCGTTGTGGGGAAATCTGCTGGTGGCCGCCCCTGGAAAAACTTGCAACCCGCGCACCGTCGGCCCTGTAAATGGCGGATGTAAGGATTGAGGTTTTTTGGGCCAGAGAGTGAAGGTTGTTTTCCAATGCCTCGTCATCCTGGAACAGCAGGGCAGCAGTACTGTTATCGCCGATAATTTTTGACAGGCTTTGCAGTTCTTCAAGGGCATTGCGTTGGTACAAAAACCATTGACTGATAAAGGCGATGGTAAAGGTTAGAAGGAGTATGGTTGAACAGACACCTAAAATAATGGTGTTGAATTTTTGCTTGACAGAGAGGTTGTGAAAAAATTGAGTCATTCTTTTGTCTCCAGGAGTTCCGTGGCCAGGGAAAGAAGCTGGGCATCAATTTGAACCTGATTTATTTTTGCAGCATCCAGGTTGATAATAAAGCGAAGTCTATCCCTGATTTTGATAAATTGAATTATTCCTCCCTGGGCTGCAAATTTGTTATTGTCTCCGACGGTTATGATGGGCCTGGCTTTTAGTTGTTCAAGAATATTTGATAGTTCGGCTGAACTGGAGGTGTTGATATATACCATGTGACAGGTCTGGGCCTGTTTCGATGTTTTTAATTTCTTGATCTCAAAGGGTCTGTTGCGAACGGTTCTTGAAGTTAAGGGGCCAAGTTTGTCTGCAAAGGAATCATCCCCCATAACCCCGATGAGCAAGGGTGATTTTTCGTGGATAAATGTCGGCCCGGGCCATTTGATAAACTTTGCAAAATTATACAGGTAGGCGGCTTTGACTTTGTCTTCAGTTGAAATGTTGTCAGCATGGCAGATTAAAGAACAAACCAGTGCCAAGGTTAATGTAATTATAAAAAGAAACCTTTTCATCTGACAAATTTTTTCCGTAAACTGTGCATGGCAATATACATACATGAATCGGTCAAGAAATATAAGGGGGAAAATGTGCTCTCTGCGAGGTTTATGTTAAAAAATTCAGGATATCGCACTGGAATTTCAAAAAAGATACCCCCCTAGGGCAAGAACAACGTCTGCGATGCCATAAAGATTCATCCCATGGCAAGAGGGTTGCAAATGTTTGCAGCCCTCCAGGTTATTTACCGATTACGTTTCAAACCAGTGGGCCGTTTTTTTACAAAACCCAACGAGCATAAGCATTACCGGGACCTCAATCAGTACCCCCACAACAGTGGCAAGGGCGGCTCCAGATGACAGGCCAAACAGCATGACAGCCGTTGCAATGGCAACTTCAAAATGGTTGGATGCACCGATCATGGCCGCCGGTGCCGCATCCTCGTATTTTAATTTTAAAAATTTTGCAGCAGCATATCCCACGGCAAAGATTAAGGTTGTTTGAATAAACAGCGGAATGGCAATCCAAAGGATGGTCAATGGATTTGCCATGATGACCTCGCCTTTAAAACTAAACAGCAGCACCAGGGTCAACAACAGGGCTGAAATGGTTACCGGCGTCAGAACGCCTAAAAATTTTTCCTGGAACCAGGTTTTTCCCTTGGCTGAAATAATCCATTTGCGTGAAAAATAACCGGCCACAAGGGGCAGTGCCACATAAATGCCCACCGACAGAACCAATGCCTGCCAGGGGACAGGCAGTTTTCCAACACCCAGAAGAAAACCACCCAGCACCCCATATAAAACCAGCATGGTGAGAGAATTTATGGCGACCATAATCAGTGTTAAACCGTCGTTGCCCCGGGACAGATAACTCCATACCAGGACCATTGCGGTACATGGCGCGATCCCCAAAAGAATGCAGCCTGCAAAATAGCTTCTCCACAGGGGAATTTGAAGCATTTTGATACCGTCCTGGACAACAACAACGCCGGCACCGTGGGCTACCCCCACCGGCAGGTCAAGGCCAAAAGGCATTTTGACAAGATCCATTGCCTGGGCGCCAATCACCGATTTTAGAAGAAAACCCAGGAAAAACATTGAAATCGCATACATGGTAAAGGGTTTGATACACCAGTTGATAAAAAGGGTTAAAAGCACCGGCTTTCCACTTTTACCGGCCTTGATAACAGAGGTAAAATCAATCTTGACCATGATGGGATACATCATGAAGAAAAGGCAGACAGCAATGGGAATAGAGACCACAGGCGCCCCGTTGACATTAATGGACATGGCATCCAGTGACTTGGCAAGGCCTGGAGCAATCCTGCCCAGAAGAATTCCACCGATGATGCACAGCCCGACCCATAGGGTCAGGTACCTCTCAAAGACACTGGTCATTTTACGTTCATTACCTGGGTAAACACTCATTTTTCTGCTCCTAGGCTTGATGACACGATCGTGTCGTCTATATTTTCAGGCATTTTTTCAACAAATGCCCTGATTTCATCTCTGACCCTTCGATAGCAGTCCAATTGTCTTTCTTCATTTCCCCCTTGCTTTGCAAGTTCCGCAGCCAATTTCGGCGGATCGTCAAACCCGACATGGAGGACCTTACTGGGGGACGGAAAATATGGACAGGTTTCATGGGCATGGCCGCAGACAGTGATAACCACGTCCAGGGGCATGGCGCTGAATTCATCAATCAGTTTTGATTTATGGCCTGAAATATCTACACCTGCCTCGGCCATGACCCTTACAGCATGGGGATTGAGGCCATGTGTCTCAATACCTGCGGAATAAACATCAATGACGTCTG
Coding sequences:
- a CDS encoding YfiR family protein; this encodes MALVCSLICHADNISTEDKVKAAYLYNFAKFIKWPGPTFIHEKSPLLIGVMGDDSFADKLGPLTSRTVRNRPFEIKKLKTSKQAQTCHMVYINTSSSAELSNILEQLKARPIITVGDNNKFAAQGGIIQFIKIRDRLRFIINLDAAKINQVQIDAQLLSLATELLETKE
- the arsB gene encoding ACR3 family arsenite efflux transporter, coding for MSVYPGNERKMTSVFERYLTLWVGLCIIGGILLGRIAPGLAKSLDAMSINVNGAPVVSIPIAVCLFFMMYPIMVKIDFTSVIKAGKSGKPVLLTLFINWCIKPFTMYAISMFFLGFLLKSVIGAQAMDLVKMPFGLDLPVGVAHGAGVVVVQDGIKMLQIPLWRSYFAGCILLGIAPCTAMVLVWSYLSRGNDGLTLIMVAINSLTMLVLYGVLGGFLLGVGKLPVPWQALVLSVGIYVALPLVAGYFSRKWIISAKGKTWFQEKFLGVLTPVTISALLLTLVLLFSFKGEVIMANPLTILWIAIPLFIQTTLIFAVGYAAAKFLKLKYEDAAPAAMIGASNHFEVAIATAVMLFGLSSGAALATVVGVLIEVPVMLMLVGFCKKTAHWFET
- a CDS encoding arsenate reductase ArsC, with product MKEKLKILFLCTGNSCRSQMAEGWTRKLKADVIDVYSAGIETHGLNPHAVRVMAEAGVDISGHKSKLIDEFSAMPLDVVITVCGHAHETCPYFPSPSKVLHVGFDDPPKLAAELAKQGGNEERQLDCYRRVRDEIRAFVEKMPENIDDTIVSSSLGAEK